The sequence CGTTTTATTGCAGAAATAGAAGGAATATTTGACAGGAAAATTTTAGAGGAAGCTAATAATATTAGCTTTATTTGTACTTCGCTTTCAATTGGAAGTGATAGACAACTTGGAAAAGTATTATTAGAAACATATATATATACTTTATCAGAATTAGAATTTTTACCTAAAAATATTATTCTATTTAATGAAGCAGTTCTTTTGACTTTACCTATTTCAGATTGTTGTCTTTATCTAAAAAGACTACAAGATAGAGGAGTAGAAATTTTAGTTTGTGATACTTCTGCTAGTTACTATGATATAGTAAAAAAAATGCAGGTTGGAAAATTAATTGGAATGAAGAGTATAATTGAAAAACAATTAGGAGCAACAAAATTAATTCACATAAGTTAGAGAAAGAAGGGGAAGAAAATGGAATGGAATGGACGTGTTGATGGTTATGATGAAGATATACTGAGAATACATCAAGTCATACAAGTTAAAAATTTAGATGAATTAATGGAAAATGATTATACAGGAAAAAAAGTATGTTTTGTTAGCTATAATTCTAATGAAGGAATAAGAAGAAATAATGGAAGATTAGGAGCTGCCGATGGTTGGAAACATTTAAAGACAGCATTATCTAATTTTCCAATATTTGATACAGATATAAAATTTTATGATTTAAAAGACCCAGTTGATGTAAAAGCAGGAAAACTAGAAGAAGCTCAACAAGAATTAGCAGAAGTAGTTGCTAAGTTAAAATCAAAAGACTATTTTGTTGTATGTATGGGAGGAGGGCATGATATTGCTTATGGTACATATAATGGAATTTTATCTTATGCAAAAACTCAAACAAAAGATCCTAAAGTTGGGATAATAAGTTTTGATGCTCACTTTGACATGAGAGAATATAATAAAGGTGCAAACTCTGGAACAATGTTTTATCAAATAGCTGATGACTGTAAAAGAGAAGGCATAAAATTTGACTATAATGTTATAGGTATACAAAGATTTTCAAACACAAAAAGACTATTTGATAGAGCTAAAAGTTTTGGAGTAACATATTATTTAGCAGAAGATATTTTAAAATTGAGTGATTTAAATATAAAGCCAATCTTGGAAAGAAATGATTATATACATTTAACTATTTGTACAGATGTATTTCATATAACTTGTGCACCTGGAGTAAGTGCCCCACAAACATTTGGTATTTGGCCAAATCAAGCAATAGGACTTTTGAATACTATTGCTAAAACTAAAAAAAACTTAACATTGGAAGTTGCTGAAATCAGTCCAAGATATGACTATGATGATAGAACTTCAAGACTTATTGCAAATTTAATTTATCAAGTAATATTAAAACATTTTGATTGTGAAATAAATTAGAAAAATTTTTAAAAGAATATAGTAGAAGCTATTGTAAAAATTTAATTTACAATAGTTTTTTTTATTTAAAAATATTTCTTGCAAATTTTCAATATACTGATATAATATAACATATGTTATTTTATTGAAAGGAGGAATTGTATGATTTCAAGAATTAAGAAAAATTTTGCTGAATTAATGGAAAGTTTAACTATTAAAAAAGATGAAATTTTAAAACAAAATAAAATTATAAATCTTGAAAGTCTACTTTCCTTTTATGAAGAAAATAAAAAAATATTTTTAGAAAAAAAAGAAGTCTTATTAACTACTATAAATGAATATATCCCTTCAATTAATTTAAAAATTGATGTAGATTTATCATTTATTGAAAAATTAGATATAACTTGTATCAATGAATTAATAGAAAAAGTTGGAAAATTCTATGAAGACAATTGTATAGAACCAGTAGAAAATGATATTAGAGAAAAAGCTGTTGAAAAATTTAAAAAAATAATAAAGTTTTCAAAAATTTTATATATAAATTTTATTGATACAATCTCAAATTATAGTTTAAATTATTTTAGTAAAAAAACTGAGAGAGCTCCTCCTATTAAATTTCTTTTTGATTAGAAATTTAGTTACTAAGTAAGTAGAATTTAAGGAGGAAAAGATGAAAGAACTAAAAGGAATAAAAATAGGAAAATATTATATAGAAAAACCAATAGTACAAGGTGGAATGGGTGTAGGAGTTAGTTGGGATCAATTAGCTGGAACTGTTTCAAAAAATGGTGGATTAGGAACAATAAGTGGAATTTGTACAGGATATTACGATAACTTAAAATATTGTAAAAAAGTTGTAAATGGTAGACCAATAGGTGCAGACGCATTAAATTCAAGAGAAGCTATGATAGAACTTTTTAAGAATGCTAGGAAAATTTGTGGAGATAAACCATTGGCTTGTAACATTTTACATGCACTTAATGATTACTCAAAAATTGTAGAATATGCCTTAGAAGCAGGGGCAAATATAATAGTTACAGGAGCAGGACTTCCTTTAGAATTACCTAAACTTGTAGAAAGTTATCCAGATGTTGCAATAGTTCCAATAGTTTCATCAGGAAGAGCTTTGAAAATAATTTGTAAAAAATGGCAAGCTGCAGGAAGATTACCTGATGCAGTTATAGTTGAAGGACCAAAAAGTGGTGGGCATCAAGGAGTAAAAGCTGATGATTTATTCATACCTGAACACCAATTAGAAAGTATAGTTCCAGAAGTAAAAGAAGAAAGAGATAAATGGGGAGATTTTCCAATAATTGCAGCAGGTGGAATTTGGGATAATGATGATATCCAAAAAATTATGGCACTTGGAGCGGATGCAGTACAATTAGGAACAAGATTTATTGGTACTTATGAATGTGATGCCAGTGAAGAGTTTAAAAATATTTTAATCAATGCTAAAAAAGAAGATATTGTTATAGTAAAATCTCCTGTTGGTTATCCAGGAAGAGCAGTAAAAACAAATCTTATAAAAAATTTAACTCATGATACCCCTACTATAAAATGTTATAGTAATTGTGTTACTCCTTGTAATTTAGGAGAAGAAGCAAGAAAAGTTGGTTTCTGTATAGCAAACTGTTTAAGTGATTCATACAATGGAAAAGTTGACACAGGACTATTTTTCTCAGGAGAAAATGGTTATAGAATAGAAAAATTAGTAAGTGTTGAGGATTTAATTAATGAGCTTATGACTTCAACTAAAAACACTATTTTAGCAAAAGTAAATTCAGAAAATATAATTGAAAATACTGTAAATTTTTAAAATTGACTGTCAATAAATATCCATATATTAAAAGGTAAGATGAATAGAAATTAATATTTGTCTTATCTTTTTTGTTGATTTTAGTAGACTTTTTATATAAAAATGATATAATACCTTAATAATTAATAAAATTTAAAGGAGAGTTCTTATGAGAAAATTATTATTAGTTATACTATTCTTGATATCATCTTTATCAGCATTAGCTGTAAGATATGTTGTGGATACAAAAGATGGCTATGCAAATCTTAGAGAAGAAGCTAATTCAAAGTCTAAGGTTATAAAAAAATTAAAAAATAATCATGAAATGGTTTTTTGGCATGAAAAAGGAGAATGGTTTTGTGTTGGAGCTGAACCTGATGACAAGTATTCAGATATGACTGATGGTTATATCCACAGAAGTCAAATAAAACTACATCCAAAAACTTATACTATATCATCAAAAGATGGTTATGCTAATGTAAGAAATGAAGCAGCAGCAAACTCACATTCAATAGCAGAATTAAAAAATGGAACACTTGTTACAAAGTTTGAAGAAAAAGGAGAATGGTGGGGTATTGAATTTGATAGTGAAGATGGAACACCATTTGATTATGGATATGTACATAAAAGTCAATTAAAAAAATATGTAGAAAAAATGTAATTTTATTAAAAAGCTTAAAGGAGAATTTTATATGAAAAAATTATTAATATTAGTGTTAACATTATTTTCATTAGAAGGGTTTTCAGCAAATTATGAGGTAGTAAAAAATCCAAGTGTAAAAATATCAAAACAAGATATACAAAAAAATAATAAATCTATTGAAGAAGCTATTAAAGAAGAGTATGCTTGGAATAATGAATCAGATTTGCTAGTAAGTAGAAGAAATGAAGCAATAGATGAATATAAAAACTTTGAGAAAACTAGTTATTTTTTAGAAAAACCATATTTTGAGGCAATAAATGAAGTTGGGACTATGTTTGAAAAAAATACTATAACAGAGATAAAGTATAATAGTCCAACAGAAGTTGAAGTTTATATAACTGAAAATGGAAAATTTTTAGAAGATATTGCTAAGAATTGTAAAGTTGAAGTAGATAAAAAATTTAAATCAAAAATGGGATATCTTCCAGAAGATTTTAGAGAAAATGTTAAAAATAAAGAAGAAGTTAGAAAAGTATATGAAGAATATAGAGATTTAATGAAAAAAGAACTTTTATCAAAGAGAAAAGAAATAGAAAGTGCAGAAGAAGGAAGTTTAGAAGTTTTTTACACTGTGGAAAAGAAAAACAATAAGTGGACAGTTATTGAAAGACATGCTAGAGTAAATTAAAAAGGACTATTTATAGTCCTTTTTGTTTATAATTTTTAAGAAAGCAATTATAAATATACTTGCTGTAAAAAACCAAGTCATAGGGTAAACATAGGCAACTGATTTAAAATCAAAATTAAATTTTGAAATTAAATAAAGCAATGATATTCTAACTCCACAAAGACAAATAGTAGTAATATACATTGATACTATTGAATATCCCATTCCTCTTAAAGAACTACCTAAAACTTCTAATATAGAATATAACCAGTAGAAAGGGAAAGTTGTTAAAGCTATCTGACTTCCTAGATAGATAATTTCCTCATTTTTTATAAAAATTCTCATAAAAGTATGTGAGAAAGTTAATATTATTGTTGCAATAACTATACTTAACCCTCCTGATAAAAATATAGCAACTAGAGCACCTTTTTTTACTCTTTTATAATTATTAGCTCCTACATTTTGTCCAGAAAAAGTCATACTAGCTTGTCCTATTGCAACTATTGGCATCCAAATAAAGTTTTCTAATTTAAAATATGTTGCATAAGCAGCAACAGCATCTCCACCATAGCCATTTATATAATATTGAACAATTATATTTGAAAATGTTATAAGCATTGACTGTATTCCAGCAGGTAAACCAAAGTATAAAATTTGTTTTAATAAAGAAAAATTTATTTTTAACTCAGAGCTTTTAAATTTAATTGCAGTTTTGTTTTTAAATAGATATGTTAAAACAATGACAGCAGTCAATGTTTGAGATAAAGTTGTGGCAATAGCAACACCTGAAACTCCCATTTTAAATACTACTATAAAAATATAATTTGCAAGTACATTTGTAAGTCCACCTATAATAAGTATATAGAATGGTGTTTTTGAATTTCCAGTTGAACGAATAATTCCTGAACCAATATTATATAAAATCATTGGCAACATACTTAAAAAATAAATTTTTAAATATATAACAGACTCATACATTATTTCTTTTGGAGTATTCATTAAAGTTAATAAAAACTCAGCAGAAAAGAAACCAACAAGGGTTAAAATAATACCTCCAATAATCCCAAAAGTAATTGCAGTATGAGAAACTTTGGAAGCTGTTTCTAAGTTCTTAGAACCAATTTTTTGAGAAACAGCAACTCCAACTCCTATTGAAACTCCTGTAAAAAGTCCAATAATACAAGTAAATAATAAACTACTTGCACCGACAGCTCCTGTCGCCTCTTTGCCTACAAAATTCCCAACAAATATCATATCAGCTGTATTATATAATTGTTGAATTAAACTTGCTCCGAGAAGTGGCAAAGAAAAAGAAAGGATTATAGTCCAAATTTTTCCTTTTGTCATATCATAAATTTTTTTCATATTTTTAACTATCACCTTTATTAACTTATTTTAGTAAACAATGTTATCATTTTATCATGTTGTATAGCTAAATACAATAAACTTTATTTAGCTAAACTTAATGTTTAATAATGGTTTTACAAAATCATAATAAAAGTTCTCACAGCTGTTACTAGATTTGAATTGATACCTTCAATTCCAACCTTTGCTAAAATTGAAGTTAATGTTGCAAAATTTCTCCTTATTATTTTCTTATTTTAATATATCTTATAAGTTATTGTAATTAATGTCAATTTACAATAACTTTTTATTTTCAAATTACTTTTACTATCAATTATTTATATAATAAAAAACTTATATATTAAAATAATTATATTGACAAAAGATAAAAATGGATATATTATAGCAGATAAGAATAGTATAAAATAAAATGGAGGAGAATATGAAAAAAATATTTAAATTATTAACTGTTATGATGATTTCTTTATTTATTGTTGCTTGTGGAGAAAAAAAAGAAGAAGTTGGAACTTCTAATGAAATACAAAAAATAAAAGTGACAACAACTTTGAATTATTATCAAAATTTAATAGAAGAAATTGGTGGAGATAAAGTTGAAGTTATAGGACTTATGAAAGAAGGAGAAGACCCTCATCTATATGTAGCAACAGCAGGAGATGTAGAAAAATTACAAAATGCTGATTTAGTTGTTTATGGAGGATTACATCTTGAAGGAAAAATGACAGATATATTTGCAAACTTATCTAATAAATATATTTTAAACTTAGGAGATCAATTAGATAAATCACTTTTACATAAAGAAGATGAAAATACTTATGACCCACATGTTTGGTTTAATACAAAATTCTGGGCTATACAAGCTAAATCTGTTGCTGATAAATTGAGTGAAATATTACCTGAAAATAAAGATTATTTTGAAAATAATTTACAAGTTTATTTAAAGTCTTTAGATGAAGCAACTGAATATATACAAGCTAAAATAAATGAAATTCCAGAAGAATCAAGATATTTAATCACAGCACATGACGCATTTGCATACTTTGCTGAACAATTTGGTTTACAAGTAAAAGCTATACAAGGTGTTTCAACTGATTCTGAAATTGGAACTAAACAAATTGAAGATTTAGCTAATTTTATAGTTGAACACAATATAAAAGCTATTTTTGTTGAATCTTCTGTAAATCATAAAAGTATAGAAGCCTTACAAGAAGCTGTAAAAGCAAAAGGTGGAAATGTAGAAATAGGTGGGGAACTTTATTCAGATTCTATGGGAGACAAAGAAAATAATACAGAAACATATATAAAAACAATAAAAGCAAATGCTGATACTATATCAAATGCTTTAAAATAGAAAATAGAAATAGGTGAAATAAAATGAATGCTATTGAAATTAGAAATTTAACAGTTGCTTATGGAGAAAATATAGCATTGGAGAATCTTAATTTAGATGTTGAAGTTGGGAGTTTGATGGCACTTGTAGGACCAAATGGTGCAGGAAAATCAACTCTTATTAAAACAATATTAAAATTTTTAAAACAAATAACTGGTGAAATAAAAATAAATGGGAAAACTTTAGCTTATGTTCCACAAAGAAATAGTGTTGATTGGGATTTTCCCACAACACTGTTTGATGTAGTTGAAATGGGTTGTTATGGCAGAGTTGGACTTTTTAAAAGAGTTAATAAAGAAGAAAAACAAAAAGTTTTAAAAGCAATAGAACAAGTTGGTATGCTAGACTTTAAAGATAGACAAATATCAGAGCTTTCAGGTGGACAACAACAAAGAACTTTTATTGCAAGAGCTTTAGTACAGGAAGCAGATATTTATCTTATGGATGAGCCTTTTCAAGGTGTTGATTCAACAACAGAAAAATCAATAGTAAATATATTAAAAAAATTAAAATCAGAGGGAAAAACTTTAATTATAGTACACCATGATTTACAAACTGTACCAACTTATTTTGAGTCTGTTACTTTTATAAATAAAACAGTTATTGCTAGTGGAAAAGTAAAGGAAATTTATACACAAGAAAATATAGACAAAACATATAGAAAATAATTTGTTACTAGCTAGATTTCTTAAAATCTGGAATATAATTCACTTATTTTCTATAATTATATAAATTTAGGAAGATTAGAGGAATTTATGGCAGAAATATTGAAGCTTTTTTTTAATAGTTATACTTTTAAAGTTGTTACACTCGGTTGTATTCTTTTAGGAGTTGTTAGCGCTATCATTGGGACTTTTGCAGTCTTAAAAAAGGAAAGTTTATTAGGGGATGGTGTATCCCATGCTTCACTTGCAGGAATATGCCTTGCTTTTTTAATTACTGGAAAAAAAGAATTATATATTTTACTTTTAGGAGCTCTGATAATAGGACTTATATGTATTTTTCTAATTCACTACACACAATTAAAATCAAAAGTAAAATTCGATAGTGCTATTGCCTTGATGTTATCAACATTTTTTGGACTTGGATTGGTGCTATTGACATATTTAAAAAAAATACCTGGTGCCAAAAAAGCTGGATTGAATAGATTTATTTTTGGACAGGCTTCTACATTAGTAGTAAAAGATATTTATTTGATAATAGTTGTTGGACTGATTTTAATATTTTTAGTGTTATTATTTTGGAAAGAAATAAAAATAAGTATATTTCAAGCAGATTATGCAAAAACACTTGGAATAAACAGTAGTAAAATAAATTTTTTAGTTTCTACTATGATAGTTATAAATGTTATTATTGGAATACAAATAGCAGGAGTAATTTTAATGACTGCAATGTTAGTTATACCACCTGTTGCTGCAAAGCAATGGAGTAAAAAACTGTCAGTTGTTACTCTTTTATCAGCAATAATTGGAGGTATTTCAGGAGCTATGGGTAGTATTATTTCCACATTTGATGTAGCTTTACCAACAGGACCATTAATAATATTAGTATCTGGAATTTTTGCTTTAATTAGTTTTTTATTTTCAAAAAAAGGTATAATTGCTAGAAATTATAGAATTTATATAAGAAATAAAAAATTGAAATTAGAAGAAAATAAAGGTGATAAAGAATGAGTGCAGGATTAACAATACAATTAATTGCAATTTTAATATCAGTGGCTTGTTCATTATTAGGAGTATTTTTAGTTTTAAGATCTATGAGTATGCTTACAGATGCAATTAGCCACACAGTTTTGCTAGGAATTGTACTTTCATTTTTTATTATTCATAAATTAGATTCTCCTTTACTTATTGTAGGAGCGACTTTAACAGGGCTTTTAACTGTTTATTTGGTTGAACTCATAACTGATACTAATTTAGTAAAAGAAGATGCTGCAATAGGAATAGTTTTATCAATTTTATTTAGTATTGCTGTTGTTCTTATCTCTAAATACACAGCAAATATACATTTGGATATAGATGCAGTTTTATTAGGAGAGATAGCTTTTGCACCTTTTCATACAAAAGAAATATTTGGTTTTAAAATTGCTAATGGAATTGTGAATGGAGTTTCAATTTTAATTCTTAATTTATTAGTGATTACTATATTTTTTAAAGAAATAAAAATATCAATTTTTGACAGGGCATTAGCATTGACATTGGGTTTATTTCCAGAAGTATTTCATTACTTGTTAATGAGTTTAGTATCTGTAACAGCAGTAGTTTCTTTTGATGTTGTGGGAGCAACATTGATGATTTCTTTTATGATAGGACCAGCTACCATAGCTTATATGATTTCTAAGAGTTTAAGAATGATGTTAATTTATAGTGCTTTAATTGGGGCAATATCATCAATATTAGGTTATCATTTAGCAGTACTTTTAGATGTTTCAATTTCTGGTAGTATAGCAGTTGTAATTGGAATAGTATTCTTTATAGTACTATTTGGAAAGAGAGTAAAAAAAATAATATAGAATAATTTCTTATAAACAAAGTTGGGCTACATTTCAAATTTTAAAGAGATGTAGTCCTTTTTTTGTAATTACATTAATTTTTTTACATTAATATTAAAAACTTCTAAAAAAAATATTTTTTTAGTATTAATACTAAAAACTTTTAAAAAATAAATTTTTATGTTATACTTTCTTTAGAGGTGATAATATGTTAAAAAAAGAAAGTGAACTAAAAAATCGTAGTCACTATTTAGAAAAACTTATTGAATTTAAAGATACTGATTTTGTAAAAATTATTACAGGCATTCGCCGTTGTGGAAAATCAAGTCTAATGAAATTAATGATAAAACACCTTTTAGAAAATGGAGTTGAAAAAGAACAGATTATACAAATAAATTTTGAGTCAATAGAATTTAAAAAAATGACTGTTGAAAACTTATATAATTATGTAAAAAGTAACTTACCAAAAGACAAAAAAGCTTATTTGTTTTTTGATGAAATTCAAAAAATTCTTGAATGGCAAGATGCTATAAACTCATTTAGAGTTGATTTTGAATGTGATATCTATATAACAGGTTCTAATGCTTTTTTGTTATCAAGTGAATATGCAACTTATTTAGCAGGAAGAAGTGTTGAGATTAAAGTTTTTCCTTTATCTTTTATTGAATTTGTTGATTTTCATGGATATAAGATTATTGAAAAGAAAAATTTAATAGGTGGTATAAGTAGAAAAGTTGAAAATGAAGATGGAGAAACTTATGAAATAAAAGAACTTTTTGAAGCATACATGACTTTTGGAGGAATGCCAAGTCTTACAGAAGTTCCTTTAGAGCTAGATAAGGCTTTAACTATTCTTGATGGGATTTATTCAAGTGTTGTGATAAGAGATATCTTAGAGCGTGAAAAACAAAGAGGTAGAAGACAAGTAACAGATTCAAGTTTACTTAGAAAAATTATAATGTTTTTAGCAGATAACATTGGAAATAATACCTCTATTAATTCTATTTCTAATATTTTACTAAATGAAAAATTAATAGAAACTAAACCTGCTGTTCAGACAGTACAGTCTTATGTTTCTACTCTTCTTGAGGCATACATATTTTATGAAATAAAAAGATTTGATATTAAAGGAAAAGAATATTTAAAAACACTAGGAAAATATTATATTATAGATATTGGTTTAAGAAATTATTTACTAGGATTTAGAAACAGAGACATAGGAGATATTATTGAAAATATTGTGTATTTTGAACTATTACGTCGTGGATATGATGTGGCAATAGGAAAAATAGGAGAAAATGAAATAGATTTTATAGCTACAAATATAAATACTAAAATTTACATACAAGTAACTGAAAATATGACTAATTCAACTATAAGAGAAAGAGAGCTAGCACCATTTTACAAAATTCAAGATAACTTTGAAAAAATAGTAATTACTAATGATGAAAGCTATCTAGGTATACAAGATGGAATTAAAATTATAAGATTAGTAGATTTTTTACTTGATGAAAATATATTATAGAATAACTTAGGAGGGATAAAAATGTCAATAGAAGCTGCTAGAAAACATTTAGAAAAATATGGTTTAGATAATAAAATAAGAGAATTTAAAGAATCAACAGCAACAGTTGAAAAAGCAGCAAAGGTTAATTCTTGTGAACCTGCTAGAATAGCAAAATCTTTGTCATTTATTATAAATGATATTCCAGCTATTATAGTTGTTGCAGGAGATGCAAAGATTAATAATCAAAAATTCAAAGCTAAATTTAAAACTAAGGCTAAGATGATAGCAGGCAATGATGTTGAAAATCTAATAGGTCATCCAGTTGGAGGAGTCTGTCCTTTTGGGATTAAAGATAATGTAAAGGTTTATTTAGATGAATCAATGAAAAGATTTGAAACTATGCTTCCAGCTTGTGGGACTGCAAATAGTGCCATTGAACTTACTCTTGAAGAACTTGAAAAAGCATCTAATTATATTGAATGGATAGATGTTTGTCAAATTTAAAATAAATTTTAAAGAGGTGTTAATATGCAAGAAAATCATAAATATAATATTTATATGTTTATTGCCACTATCTTTTTTGGAATGACCTATGTTTTAACAAAAATATGTTTAAAATATTCAACAGAATTTCATATAATAAGCTTTAGATTTTTAATAGCTTTTGTAGTATCATTAATTTTTTTACAGAAAAAAATATTTCCAGTAAAAAGAACAGAATTTCTTTACTCTCTTCTTTTGGGAGCATTATTGTTTTTAGTTTTTATAGCAATGACTATTGGAGTAAAATATACTACTGCAACTAATGCAAGTTTTTTAATAAGTTTATCAGTTATTTTTATTCCATTTTTTTCTTGGTTCTTTAATAAAGAAAAACCTAAGAAAAGGATTTTTGTTGTACTTATTATTGCACTTATAGGAATTATACTATTAACATTAGATAAAAATTTAGAATTTCATATTGGAGATATCCTTTGTCTAATTTGTGCTACTCTTTTTACATTTTATGTAATAATGACTGAGAAAATTGTAAAAAATAATAATCCAACAGCTTTAGGGGTATTACAATTTGGTTGGGTTTTTCTATTTTCTTTTTTAGTTCAATATCCAATAGAAAGTTTTGTGATTCCAAAAAATAAATTTTTCTGGCTATCTATGGTATTGTTAGGTATTTTTTGTACAGCTTTTGGATATATAGCTCAAACTATTGCACAAAAAAATTTATCTTCCACGGTGGTAGGATTTATTTTATCTTTAGAACCAGTTTTTTCAGGAATTTTTGGATATTTCTTTTTAAATGAATATTTGAGTTTTCAACAATATATAGGAGCTTTTTTGTTATTAATATCTGTTATTTATGTTTCTGTAAAAAATTAGTCTTTTCTATTTTAGAATTTATTTTTTACAATAAAAAACCACATAGATTTATTTTTCTATGTGGTAAATTATAATGATTTTTAAATGTTAAGAAATTTTTTACATCATTCCTGGCATCATTCCACCAGCACCCATAGGAGCCTTTTCTTCTTCCTTTTTATTTGCAATAACAACTTCTGTTGTTAGAAGTAGAGATGCAACAGAAGTAGAATTTTGTATAGCAGCTCTTGTAACTTTTGCTGGGTCAATAATTCCAGATTCTATCATATTAACATATTTTTCATTTTTAGCATCAAATCCAAAACCTTTTGGTGACATTCTTACTTTTTCTAAAACTACTCCACCGTTTAATCCACAGTTTTCAGCTATTTGTTTGATAGGTGC is a genomic window of Fusobacterium nucleatum containing:
- a CDS encoding ATP-binding protein codes for the protein MLKKESELKNRSHYLEKLIEFKDTDFVKIITGIRRCGKSSLMKLMIKHLLENGVEKEQIIQINFESIEFKKMTVENLYNYVKSNLPKDKKAYLFFDEIQKILEWQDAINSFRVDFECDIYITGSNAFLLSSEYATYLAGRSVEIKVFPLSFIEFVDFHGYKIIEKKNLIGGISRKVENEDGETYEIKELFEAYMTFGGMPSLTEVPLELDKALTILDGIYSSVVIRDILEREKQRGRRQVTDSSLLRKIIMFLADNIGNNTSINSISNILLNEKLIETKPAVQTVQSYVSTLLEAYIFYEIKRFDIKGKEYLKTLGKYYIIDIGLRNYLLGFRNRDIGDIIENIVYFELLRRGYDVAIGKIGENEIDFIATNINTKIYIQVTENMTNSTIRERELAPFYKIQDNFEKIVITNDESYLGIQDGIKIIRLVDFLLDENIL
- a CDS encoding YbaK/EbsC family protein; this encodes MSIEAARKHLEKYGLDNKIREFKESTATVEKAAKVNSCEPARIAKSLSFIINDIPAIIVVAGDAKINNQKFKAKFKTKAKMIAGNDVENLIGHPVGGVCPFGIKDNVKVYLDESMKRFETMLPACGTANSAIELTLEELEKASNYIEWIDVCQI
- a CDS encoding DMT family transporter, with protein sequence MQENHKYNIYMFIATIFFGMTYVLTKICLKYSTEFHIISFRFLIAFVVSLIFLQKKIFPVKRTEFLYSLLLGALLFLVFIAMTIGVKYTTATNASFLISLSVIFIPFFSWFFNKEKPKKRIFVVLIIALIGIILLTLDKNLEFHIGDILCLICATLFTFYVIMTEKIVKNNNPTALGVLQFGWVFLFSFLVQYPIESFVIPKNKFFWLSMVLLGIFCTAFGYIAQTIAQKNLSSTVVGFILSLEPVFSGIFGYFFLNEYLSFQQYIGAFLLLISVIYVSVKN